The following proteins are co-located in the Camelina sativa cultivar DH55 chromosome 12, Cs, whole genome shotgun sequence genome:
- the LOC104729328 gene encoding classical arabinogalactan protein 3-like — MALKTLQALIFLGVFATSCLAQAPAPAPMTLLPPVESPSPVITPTAQPPSPVASPPVPVASPPVPVNEPTPVPTTPPTVSPPTISPTTPPMASPPKPDGMAPGPSGPTPAPAPGPDAPEADSALTNKAFLVSTVIAGALYAVVLA, encoded by the coding sequence atgGCTCTTAAGACATTGCAAGCTCTGATCTTTCTTGGTGTATTTGCCACCTCATGTCTCGCTCAAGCTCCGGCTCCAGCACCCATGACGCTTCTCCCGCCGGTAGAGTCTCCTTCTCCTGTTATTACACCAACTGCGCAGCCACCGTCTCCAGTTGCTTCACCACCGGTTCCAGTTGCTTCACCACCGGTTCCAGTCAATGAACCCACTCCGGTTCCAACAACTCCACCCACCGTCTCACCACCGACCATATCTCCCACAACACCCCCTATGGCTTCTCCCCCGAAACCAGACGGTATGGCTCCAGGCCCATCAGGTCCAACACCAGCTCCTGCTCCAGGACCAGACGCACCGGAAGCTGACTCAGCATTGACTAACAAAGCTTTCCTTGTGAGCACGGTCATTGCAGGAGCCTTGTACGCCGTCGTATTGGCTTAG
- the LOC104729330 gene encoding RING-H2 finger protein ATL32-like, whose protein sequence is MIRVDSFSPHRWIIFHVAFILQSKANAQSFSPSPPELQQPGQTPSKTTVFAVLVTLFFFIGLLSVYIRHCTRPNSEYSTRYSRRRANDGYSRRGGLDDAVVESFPVFAYSSVKESKLGSNDLECAICLNELEDRETVRLLPICNHLFHIDCIDAWLHSHATCPVCRYNLTAAKSDNSGGAVILRDHVVIDVETVETTKSHHLVGKFPRSNSTGHSMGRLGYGAERFTLRLPDDVMRRIMEVKGRRLKRTRSFDVDLTAEGREKYDRRSGEESSYTVGSGGMLDRWGLTLFVSKSNSGSVRSQKSNGEPLK, encoded by the coding sequence ATGATACGTGTCGACAGTTTTAGTCCTCACCGTTGGATTATTTTCCACGTGGCATTCATCCTACAGAGCAAAGCTAATGCTCAATCATTCTCACCGAGTCCGCCTGAGTTGCAGCAACCGGGTCAAACTCCGTCGAAGACCACCGTCTTCGCCGTTCTCGtcaccctcttcttcttcatcggatTACTCTCCGTCTATATCCGCCATTGCACTCGCCCTAACTCCGAATACTCCACCAGATATTCTCGCCGCCGCGCTAACGACGGTTATTCACGGCGAGGCGGACTTGACGACGCAGTCGTCGAAAGCTTCCCTGTATTCGCTTACTCCTCCGTCAAAGAATCAAAACTCGGATCCAACGATTTGGAATGTGCGATTTGCCTCAACGAATTAGAAGATCGTGAAACGGTGCGGTTGCTTCCGATTTGTAATCATCTCTTCCACATCGATTGCATCGACGCTTGGCTTCACTCCCACGCAACTTGCCCTGTTTGCAGATATAATCTCACGGCGGCGAAGTCGGATAACTCCGGTGGCGCGGTGATATTGAGAGACCATGTCGTGATTGACGTTGAGACCGTTGAGACAACGAAGAGTCACCACCTCGTCGGTAAGTTTCCGAGATCGAATTCGACGGGTCATTCAATGGGTCGACTCGGTTACGGCGCTGAGAGGTTTACTCTGCGGTTGCCGGATGATGTGATGAGGCGAATAATGGAGGTGAAAGGACGTAGACTGAAACGAACGAGAAGCTTCGACGTTGATTTGACGGCGGAAGGGAGAGAGAAATATGACCGGAGGAGCGGTGAGGAAAGCAGTTACACAGTCGGGTCGGGTGGGATGTTGGATCGTTGGGGTTTGACTTTGTTCGTTTCAAAGTCAAACTCGGGTTCCGTTAGATCACAGAAATCTAACGGCGAACCGTTGAAATGA